In the Chroococcidiopsis sp. SAG 2025 genome, one interval contains:
- a CDS encoding Mo-dependent nitrogenase C-terminal domain-containing protein, translating into MTTISHTTDRSVIPTKIPGFVLSPLRRWVNQIQICDRHTAHLICQVIPCCCPFERDIKLFGRTFHIPALCKLNPLYNEFVGLRFRSLSYLSDECGEDVTKYIC; encoded by the coding sequence ATGACTACCATCAGCCACACCACCGATCGCTCTGTAATTCCCACAAAAATTCCAGGCTTCGTACTCTCTCCCCTACGTCGATGGGTGAATCAAATCCAGATATGCGATCGCCATACTGCCCATCTCATTTGTCAAGTCATTCCCTGCTGCTGCCCGTTTGAACGAGACATCAAATTATTCGGACGTACCTTTCACATTCCGGCACTCTGCAAACTCAACCCGCTTTATAACGAATTTGTAGGATTGCGCTTCCGCAGCCTATCCTACCTCTCCGATGAGTGCGGTGAAGATGTCACGAAATACATTTGCTAA
- the nifK gene encoding nitrogenase molybdenum-iron protein subunit beta — MAQHNVDNIKDHATLFHQDEYQELFQAKKEFEGGHSPEEVARVADWTKTWEYREKNFAREALTVNPAKACQPLGAILAAVGFEGTLPFVHGSQGCVAYFRTHFTRHFKEPFSAVSSSMTEDAAVFGGLNNMIDGLANSYNLYKPKMIALCTTCMAEVIGDDLGAFIKTSKEKGSVPEDFPVPYAHTPSFVGSHITGYDNMMKGILSNLTEGKKKETTNGKINFIPGFETYIGNLREVKRLASLMGVNYTLLADNSDYLDSPNDGEYRMYQGGTALEDGADSINAEATIAFQAYSTTKTREYITKEWKQTTSVTRPVGIRGTDEFLMKLSELTGQPIPKELEDERGRAVDALTDSQAWLHGKRVALYGDPDLVIGLVQFLLEVGAEPVHIVVSNSNEVFERELQAILDASPFGNTAKIWGGKDLWHMRSLLFTEPVDLLIGNSYGKYLWRDTHTPLVRIGYPIFDRHHLHRYATFGYQGAINLLNWIVNTLLDELDRNTIVPAKTDISYDLIR, encoded by the coding sequence ATGGCTCAGCACAACGTAGACAATATTAAAGACCACGCTACACTATTTCATCAGGACGAGTACCAAGAGTTATTTCAGGCTAAGAAAGAGTTTGAAGGTGGACATAGCCCTGAAGAAGTTGCCCGCGTTGCAGACTGGACGAAAACCTGGGAGTACCGCGAAAAGAATTTTGCTCGCGAAGCTTTAACCGTTAACCCCGCTAAAGCCTGCCAGCCTTTAGGCGCAATTCTCGCTGCTGTTGGTTTTGAAGGAACCTTACCTTTCGTTCACGGTTCTCAAGGTTGCGTTGCTTACTTCCGCACCCACTTCACTCGCCATTTTAAAGAACCATTCTCTGCTGTTTCTTCCTCTATGACTGAGGATGCAGCGGTGTTTGGTGGACTAAACAACATGATCGATGGCTTGGCGAATAGCTACAATCTCTACAAGCCTAAAATGATCGCCCTTTGTACTACCTGCATGGCAGAAGTAATCGGAGATGACTTGGGTGCTTTTATCAAAACTTCCAAGGAAAAGGGATCTGTACCTGAAGATTTTCCAGTTCCCTACGCTCATACCCCCAGCTTTGTCGGCTCCCACATCACGGGCTACGACAACATGATGAAAGGGATTTTGTCAAATCTAACTGAAGGCAAGAAGAAAGAAACAACCAACGGCAAAATTAACTTTATCCCTGGTTTTGAAACCTACATCGGCAACTTGCGAGAAGTGAAGCGGCTAGCATCCTTGATGGGCGTTAATTACACCTTACTAGCAGATAACTCCGATTACCTCGACTCGCCTAATGATGGCGAGTATCGGATGTACCAGGGTGGTACGGCATTGGAAGATGGAGCAGATTCGATTAATGCTGAAGCTACGATCGCTTTCCAAGCATACTCTACCACCAAGACGCGGGAGTATATCACAAAAGAGTGGAAACAAACCACCTCAGTCACCCGCCCTGTGGGTATCCGAGGCACGGACGAGTTTTTGATGAAACTATCAGAACTTACCGGACAGCCAATTCCTAAAGAATTAGAAGACGAACGGGGACGTGCAGTGGATGCGCTGACTGATTCTCAAGCATGGTTGCACGGCAAGCGCGTTGCTCTGTATGGCGATCCAGATCTCGTCATCGGATTGGTGCAATTTCTCCTAGAAGTCGGTGCTGAACCCGTACACATTGTAGTGTCAAACAGCAACGAAGTATTCGAGCGAGAATTGCAAGCGATCTTGGATGCTAGCCCCTTTGGTAATACTGCAAAAATTTGGGGTGGTAAGGATCTGTGGCATATGCGATCGCTCCTATTTACCGAACCCGTAGACTTACTCATCGGCAATTCCTACGGTAAGTACCTGTGGCGCGACACCCATACCCCACTCGTACGAATTGGCTACCCAATATTCGATCGCCATCACCTACACCGTTACGCGACGTTTGGCTATCAAGGAGCAATCAACCTGCTCAACTGGATCGTCAATACGCTGCTAGACGAACTCGATCGCAACACCATTGTTCCCGCAAAAACCGATATTTCCTACGACTTGATTCGATAA
- a CDS encoding IS701 family transposase, protein MKDQVPAAMPQCFENWCRRFDDVFSRQKQRQEFRVYLGGLLGESQRKNLSQLVTNTVDGSYNSLRHFLNNAPWDEVKLNNRRLEVMHQCRQTTPSQGFTLIVDDSGHRKSGAATDGVGRQYIGEIGKTDNGIVLLTTYLYDGVRRLPLDVALYQHASLFEQGKADPNFQKKPDLALDLVDQCLKRGYRPGVTVIDAGYGNNTPFLKQLESRNLTYVAAIAKNRQVTAQTSGDESARKQGLEAIAQTLAVEQFTPVQLNLEQPRTVWVALLPVHVPKLEGTRWLAIQLNASSFEQATEVDYFLTNASDNQVSAAWVAQTYSARNWVEVFYREAKGWLGLSEYQVRDALSMKRHWVLVFIAYTFILWHQLTGGFRRRWATKPLQTFAEALEAFRTAVEFRLVRWLNEHVDVFASHRAKFGYIWA, encoded by the coding sequence GCGGCAGGAATTTCGTGTTTATCTAGGGGGACTGCTGGGTGAGAGTCAGCGCAAAAACCTGAGCCAACTGGTCACAAATACAGTAGATGGCTCCTACAACAGCCTCAGACATTTTCTCAACAATGCCCCTTGGGATGAAGTCAAGCTAAATAATCGGCGGTTGGAGGTGATGCACCAGTGTCGCCAGACGACCCCGAGTCAAGGTTTCACATTGATTGTAGATGATTCGGGACATCGCAAAAGTGGTGCGGCTACTGATGGGGTAGGACGGCAGTACATTGGGGAGATTGGCAAGACTGACAATGGTATTGTGCTGCTGACTACCTACTTGTATGATGGAGTGCGACGTCTGCCGTTAGATGTTGCACTCTATCAACACGCAAGTTTATTCGAGCAAGGCAAGGCAGACCCCAACTTCCAGAAAAAACCTGACCTGGCTCTAGACTTGGTTGACCAATGCTTGAAGCGCGGTTATCGACCGGGTGTGACTGTAATTGATGCAGGCTACGGTAATAACACGCCTTTTCTCAAGCAGTTGGAGTCGAGAAACCTAACTTACGTGGCAGCAATCGCCAAAAACCGCCAAGTTACTGCTCAAACATCAGGTGATGAGTCTGCTCGTAAGCAGGGATTAGAAGCTATTGCTCAAACCTTGGCAGTGGAGCAGTTCACACCTGTGCAACTCAATCTGGAGCAGCCCCGGACAGTTTGGGTGGCGCTGTTACCAGTTCACGTTCCGAAGCTCGAAGGCACTCGCTGGCTGGCGATTCAACTCAATGCCTCTAGTTTCGAGCAAGCGACGGAGGTGGATTACTTTCTCACCAATGCCTCTGACAACCAAGTCAGTGCGGCTTGGGTAGCTCAAACATATTCTGCTCGCAACTGGGTGGAGGTCTTCTATCGAGAAGCCAAGGGCTGGTTGGGTTTGAGTGAGTATCAAGTTCGGGATGCTCTGAGTATGAAGCGTCATTGGGTTTTAGTGTTCATCGCTTACACCTTCATCCTTTGGCATCAGTTGACCGGCGGATTCCGCAGACGTTGGGCAACCAAACCCTTACAAACCTTTGCCGAAGCATTGGAGGCATTCCGCACCGCAGTCGAGTTTCGTTTGGTCCGCTGGCTTAATGAGCATGTTGATGTATTTGCCTCTCACAGAGCTAAGTTCGGCTATATTTGGGCTTAG